The following DNA comes from Longimicrobium sp..
GTTGGCGAGGGCCAAGCTGGCACATCCGCACCCGCCCGATCTTCTTCGTGGCGACGAGCCCCGCCTGCTCCAGAACGCCCACGTGCTTCTTCATGCCCGTGAGCGTCATGTGGAACTTCCCGGCGAGGTCCGTGATCGAAGCGTCGGCTCGTGCGAGCTGCTCCAGAACGCCGCGCCGCGTGGGGTCCGAGAGCGCGGCGAACGAAGTATCGAGTCGGGTCGCAAGATACTGAACCATATGGTACAGTATTTAACGCAGGCGCTCAGGGGATGCAAGGGGTAGCCGCGAAGCAGGACGCGCCTTGGGACGATGAACGAAAGCGGGCGGAACCTCGAAAGGTCCCGCCCGCCTCGATATCTCCAAACGACGTGCCGGGTTCAGCGATACTCGATGGCGCTGTGCGACGCGTCGGAGTAGATGTGCTGCGACAGCCAGTCCGCCAGCTTCACGAACATCCGCTCGTCCTTGCGGATGAAGTGGCACGCGCCGCTCACCACCTCGTCGGGAACGTTGTTCGGCGTCGCCGCGCTCACGAATACCGTCGGCACCTCGGCGAAGCTGGGGATCGCACGCACCTCGCGGCAGCTCTGGAAGCCGTCGCGGCCGGGCATGTCAACGTCCAGCAGGAGCCCCTGGACGCCGCTGCCGCCCTGTGCGGCCCACGACACCAGCTCGTCGCCGGAGGCAAAGCGCAGCACGCGGTAGCCCTGGTGCTCCAGCCACGCGGACATCAGCTCCGCGTGGAGCTCGTCGTCGTCGGCGAGCGCGAGGGTCGGTTGGTCTTGCATCATAGCAGGATACGGCGAGTTCATGGGCCGCATGGAGAGCAAGGATCGTCCCAGACACGCCACCTCTGGGCAAACGCACCTCCTTCAACCACTTAGGCCCACCAAACACCTGTGTCCGCTCCGTTCGGGCGTTCCCGGTGGGGAACACGCGCGCCCGAATGGGAACGCCCGCTCCGGAACGGACACCTCACCCGTCACCGCGCGGACACTTCGTCGCGCAGCCTGGCCACCAGCGCATCCACCTCGGGACCGCCGCCGCGGGTGCGCACCGCCTCCTCGGCGGCGTCGCCCAGGCGCGACAGTTCGCCGAA
Coding sequences within:
- a CDS encoding metalloregulator ArsR/SmtB family transcription factor, with translation MVQYLATRLDTSFAALSDPTRRGVLEQLARADASITDLAGKFHMTLTGMKKHVGVLEQAGLVATKKIGRVRMCQLGPRQLEEEAAWLESYRQRWDERFDELDRVVEELTRKGEAR
- a CDS encoding response regulator, which produces MQDQPTLALADDDELHAELMSAWLEHQGYRVLRFASGDELVSWAAQGGSGVQGLLLDVDMPGRDGFQSCREVRAIPSFAEVPTVFVSAATPNNVPDEVVSGACHFIRKDERMFVKLADWLSQHIYSDASHSAIEYR